Proteins encoded together in one Thermovirga sp. window:
- a CDS encoding DNA-binding protein, with translation MRYAITEYEAFLRLSDGEELHASIAAACEEYSIDSAILLGGLGMAKEITFGWYTGKEYVRERMEGTFEVASLSGDVSRREGVLYPHIHAVFNGMDHASLSGHVLKVVTFHNLEVFIRPLRSLRLNREFDGWLEAIVPEKR, from the coding sequence ATGCGTTACGCCATTACCGAGTACGAAGCCTTTCTTCGTTTAAGCGACGGCGAGGAGCTGCATGCATCGATAGCCGCAGCCTGCGAGGAGTACTCCATCGACTCGGCCATCCTGTTGGGAGGGTTGGGAATGGCCAAGGAGATAACCTTCGGCTGGTACACGGGGAAGGAGTATGTCCGCGAGCGGATGGAAGGGACCTTTGAAGTCGCATCGCTGAGCGGTGACGTCAGCCGGAGGGAGGGTGTTCTCTACCCTCACATCCACGCCGTCTTCAACGGGATGGACCACGCTTCGCTGAGCGGGCACGTCCTGAAGGTCGTCACTTTTCATAACCTGGAAGTCTTCATCCGCCCCTTGAGGTCCCTTCGGCTCAACCGGGAATTCGACGGATG